The Bacteroidota bacterium genome window below encodes:
- a CDS encoding PD40 domain-containing protein → MRYTKLLILIFNLIVFSASAQREYTSSVPKATRSFEAALKFYDSRLNEKALEALDEAIGADPKFIEAHMLKANIYSDIRDYEKAIASFRSAIAINPDFFINNFYGLATVEYLGGHYSEAKADFEKFISFPKVSPALSAKAKSMIVNCTFAEEAVKNPVPFNPINMGDSINTAFEEYFPAITGDGKTFLFTRRVKSTPSDGRKTEQEDFYISSMSAKGWRTAQPVTEINSDGNEGAPSLSADGQYLFFTACEEMYHSSNQRKTNGSCDIFIAKKTGDKYANPRNLDLPVNTGAWESQPSFSSDGRTLYFVRAVKGSNNVSQHDIFMSRIGDDARWSDPVSVSSKINTSADELSVFIHPDDQTLYFSSNGHTGMGGQDIFYSKRDSSGEWSEPINIGYPINTPSDEASLLVSPDGKIGFFSSDRPGGKGGEDLYQFDLYEKARPQPVTYMKGKVFDDDTKLPLAASFELIDLATGKIIVRSTSNSVTGQFIVCLPAGKSYALNVSKDGYLFYSDNFELKSAKSSKDPVLKDVPMKPIKAGQSIVLKNIFYDTDKFDLKQESKSELKKLLDFINKNPKAHFEISGHTDNVGSKPYNQTLSEKRAKTVYEYLITAGIPAVRLTSKGYGDTKPIAENSTDAGRAQNRRTEFLITKVDQ, encoded by the coding sequence ATGCGCTATACAAAGCTACTCATTCTGATTTTTAATTTAATTGTTTTTTCTGCCTCTGCACAAAGAGAATATACTTCGTCTGTTCCAAAAGCTACAAGAAGTTTTGAAGCTGCTTTGAAATTTTATGATTCGCGACTGAATGAAAAAGCGCTCGAAGCATTAGATGAAGCAATAGGAGCTGATCCGAAATTCATCGAAGCTCATATGCTGAAAGCAAATATTTATTCAGATATAAGGGATTATGAAAAAGCAATTGCTTCATTCAGATCTGCAATTGCAATCAATCCGGATTTTTTTATTAATAATTTTTATGGACTTGCGACAGTGGAATATTTAGGAGGACATTATTCAGAAGCAAAAGCCGATTTTGAAAAGTTCATTTCATTTCCGAAAGTTTCACCTGCATTAAGTGCAAAGGCAAAATCGATGATCGTTAATTGCACCTTTGCAGAAGAGGCAGTGAAGAATCCGGTTCCATTTAATCCCATCAATATGGGAGATAGTATAAATACTGCTTTCGAAGAATATTTTCCTGCAATTACCGGTGATGGAAAAACATTTCTGTTTACCCGTCGTGTAAAATCTACACCTTCAGATGGCAGGAAAACTGAACAGGAAGATTTTTATATCAGTTCGATGAGTGCGAAAGGTTGGCGGACAGCACAACCGGTGACTGAAATTAATTCTGATGGTAACGAAGGTGCTCCATCACTTTCTGCTGACGGTCAATATTTGTTTTTTACAGCTTGTGAAGAAATGTATCATTCCTCCAATCAAAGGAAAACAAATGGCAGCTGCGATATTTTCATCGCTAAGAAAACAGGTGATAAATATGCAAACCCAAGAAATCTTGATCTGCCTGTAAATACAGGAGCTTGGGAGAGTCAGCCTTCATTTAGTTCAGATGGAAGAACACTCTATTTTGTGAGAGCTGTTAAAGGTTCCAATAATGTAAGTCAACACGACATATTTATGAGCAGAATAGGAGATGATGCACGTTGGTCAGATCCGGTTTCAGTAAGTAGTAAGATCAATACATCAGCTGATGAATTATCCGTATTTATTCATCCTGATGATCAGACACTATATTTTTCTTCAAATGGCCATACAGGAATGGGTGGACAAGATATTTTTTACAGTAAACGCGATAGTAGCGGGGAATGGAGCGAACCTATTAATATTGGTTATCCGATAAACACACCCAGTGATGAAGCTTCATTACTTGTAAGTCCTGATGGAAAAATAGGTTTCTTTTCTTCTGATCGTCCGGGCGGAAAAGGTGGAGAAGATCTTTACCAGTTTGATCTCTACGAAAAAGCCCGTCCTCAACCTGTAACTTACATGAAAGGAAAAGTATTCGATGATGATACAAAGCTTCCATTGGCTGCCTCATTTGAACTTATTGATCTAGCAACAGGAAAAATAATTGTGAGGTCAACTTCAAATTCTGTTACGGGTCAATTCATCGTATGTCTTCCAGCAGGAAAAAGCTATGCTTTGAATGTTTCCAAGGATGGTTATCTTTTCTATTCAGATAATTTTGAATTAAAGAGTGCAAAGTCTTCAAAGGATCCTGTTCTGAAGGATGTTCCTATGAAACCAATCAAAGCCGGACAATCAATTGTATTGAAGAATATTTTTTACGATACAGATAAATTTGATTTGAAACAGGAGTCAAAGTCGGAGTTGAAAAAACTGCTTGATTTCATCAACAAAAATCCAAAAGCACATTTCGAGATCAGTGGACATACAGATAATGTCGGTAGCAAGCCATATAATCAAACTCTTTCAGAGAAGCGAGCAAAGACCGTATACGAATATCTGATCACAGCAGGCATTCCTGCAGTCCGGTTAACTTCCAAAGGTTATGGCGACACTAAACCGATAGCAGAAAATTCAACTGACGCCGGTCGTGCGCAGAACAGGAGGACGGAGTTTTTGATAACGAAGGTGGATCAGTGA
- a CDS encoding 4Fe-4S cluster-binding domain-containing protein: MNYDLNITYPLMEDFYTIQGEGFNTGKAAYFLRLGGCDVGCVWCDVKESWPAENHPKVSISEMISRIEKAKAEMVVITGGEPCMYDLLPLTHSLHAKFMSCWLETSGAHPITGEWEWICVSPKKFKAPLAESLQVADELKVIVYNQSDFEWAEEHASKVHADCVLFLQPEHSVFNKVMPLIVDYVKQNPKWRISIQTHKVMQIP; this comes from the coding sequence ATGAATTACGATTTAAATATTACTTATCCTCTGATGGAGGATTTTTATACCATTCAGGGCGAAGGATTCAATACAGGGAAGGCCGCATACTTTTTACGTCTGGGTGGATGTGATGTGGGTTGTGTTTGGTGTGATGTAAAAGAATCCTGGCCTGCTGAGAATCATCCGAAGGTTTCTATCTCAGAAATGATTTCCCGTATTGAAAAAGCAAAGGCAGAAATGGTAGTTATTACCGGTGGCGAACCTTGTATGTATGACTTGTTGCCGCTAACGCATTCATTGCATGCAAAATTTATGTCGTGCTGGCTGGAAACAAGTGGTGCGCATCCGATCACCGGTGAATGGGAATGGATCTGCGTTTCTCCGAAAAAGTTCAAAGCTCCATTGGCAGAGTCTTTGCAAGTGGCCGACGAATTGAAGGTGATCGTATATAATCAATCTGATTTTGAATGGGCAGAAGAGCATGCATCAAAAGTGCATGCAGATTGTGTTCTGTTCTTACAGCCTGAACATTCTGTTTTCAATAAAGTGATGCCGTTGATCGTTGACTACGTGAAGCAAAATCCGAAATGGCGGATCTCGATACAGACTCATAAAGTAATGCAGATTCCATAA
- a CDS encoding bifunctional 5,10-methylene-tetrahydrofolate dehydrogenase/5,10-methylene-tetrahydrofolate cyclohydrolase (catalyzes the formation of 5,10-methenyltetrahydrofolate from 5,10-methylenetetrahydrofolate and subsequent formation of 10-formyltetrahydrofolate from 5,10-methenyltetrahydrofolate), giving the protein MNLLDGKVASAEWKRKMTEEVQQMVSSGQRPPHLCASLVGNNGASETYVASKVKNCGEVGFQSTLVRFEDSISEADLLQKIRDINHDDSIDGLIVQLPLPAQINVQKVTETIAPSKDVDGFHPINSGRMMQNLDCYIPATPYGILLMLEHYGISTSGKNCAIIGRSNIVGMPMSVLMGRNNEPGNCTVTLCHSKTKDISQISKTSDIIIAALGKPYFLKAEMVKEGAIVIDVGITRITSDKTKSGYKLAGDVDFENVSPKCSWITPVPGGVGLMTIIGLLKNTLRAAKKEISF; this is encoded by the coding sequence ATGAATCTCCTCGACGGAAAAGTTGCCAGTGCTGAATGGAAACGAAAGATGACTGAAGAAGTTCAGCAGATGGTTTCCAGCGGACAGCGACCGCCGCATTTGTGTGCAAGTCTGGTTGGGAACAACGGTGCTTCGGAAACGTATGTAGCCAGCAAAGTAAAAAATTGCGGTGAGGTTGGGTTTCAATCAACCTTGGTACGTTTTGAAGATTCAATTTCTGAGGCAGATCTTCTGCAAAAAATAAGAGATATCAATCATGATGATTCGATTGATGGATTGATAGTACAACTTCCTTTACCTGCTCAAATCAACGTTCAGAAAGTTACAGAAACGATCGCTCCATCAAAGGATGTTGACGGTTTTCATCCGATCAATAGCGGAAGAATGATGCAGAATCTGGATTGTTATATTCCTGCAACTCCATATGGAATTCTTTTAATGCTGGAACATTACGGAATCAGTACTTCAGGAAAAAATTGTGCGATAATTGGAAGAAGTAATATTGTCGGAATGCCAATGAGTGTTTTGATGGGAAGAAACAACGAACCGGGAAATTGTACTGTTACACTTTGTCATAGTAAGACAAAAGACATTTCTCAGATATCAAAAACGTCGGACATAATCATTGCAGCTCTGGGTAAACCATATTTCCTCAAAGCTGAGATGGTAAAAGAAGGAGCAATTGTAATTGATGTTGGAATTACAAGAATAACTTCTGATAAAACAAAGAGTGGATATAAGCTTGCCGGTGATGTCGATTTTGAAAATGTTTCACCGAAATGTTCCTGGATCACGCCGGTACCGGGAGGTGTTGGGTTAATGACAATCATCGGTTTATTAAAAAATACATTACGTGCTGCAAAGAAGGAAATCAGTTTCTAA
- the ffh gene encoding signal recognition particle protein → MFENLSDKLERAFKVLKGEGKITEINVAETLKEVRKALLDADVNFKVAKQFTDTVKEKALGQNVLTAVSPGQLMVKIAHDELVNLMGGDKVDINIDSNPSIILMSGLQGSGKTTLSGKLAMFLKSKRQKLPLLVACDVYRPAAIDQLKVLGEQIGVPVYSEEGNKNPIEIAKNGIAFAKEFNHNLVIIDTAGRLAIDEEMMKEIEAIKKAINPNEILFVVDAMTGQDAVNTAKTFNDRLNFDGVVLTKLDGDTRGGAALSIKAVVNKPIKFVGTGEKLDALDVFYPSRMADRILGMGDIVSLVEKAQEQFDGEEAAKLQKKIQKNQFGFDDFLGQIQQIKKMGNMKDLLGMIPGVGKAVRDVDISNDSFKHIEAMIHSMTVEERKNPAIINGSRRQRIASGSGTTIQDVNKLIKQFDEMRKMMKVFSNKDQAAKMMRNMPGMRR, encoded by the coding sequence ATGTTTGAAAATTTATCGGACAAACTCGAAAGGGCCTTTAAGGTACTGAAAGGCGAAGGAAAGATCACTGAGATCAATGTAGCGGAAACGCTGAAAGAGGTTCGGAAGGCATTGTTGGATGCCGATGTTAACTTTAAGGTTGCAAAGCAATTTACTGATACTGTTAAAGAGAAAGCACTTGGCCAGAATGTATTGACTGCTGTTTCACCGGGTCAGTTAATGGTAAAGATCGCGCATGATGAACTGGTCAACCTGATGGGTGGTGATAAGGTCGATATCAATATCGATTCGAATCCGTCGATTATTTTAATGTCCGGTTTGCAAGGTTCAGGTAAAACGACTTTGTCAGGAAAGCTTGCCATGTTCCTCAAATCAAAACGTCAGAAGTTGCCGCTTTTGGTTGCATGTGACGTTTATCGTCCGGCTGCCATCGATCAGTTGAAAGTATTGGGAGAACAAATAGGTGTTCCTGTTTATAGTGAAGAGGGAAATAAGAATCCGATTGAGATCGCTAAAAATGGTATCGCTTTCGCAAAAGAATTCAATCACAATCTTGTAATCATTGATACTGCCGGTCGTCTTGCGATCGACGAGGAAATGATGAAGGAGATTGAAGCGATCAAAAAAGCGATCAATCCGAATGAGATCTTGTTTGTTGTGGATGCAATGACAGGTCAGGATGCTGTCAATACTGCAAAGACCTTCAATGACCGATTGAATTTCGATGGAGTTGTACTTACGAAATTAGATGGAGATACACGCGGTGGAGCGGCGCTTTCAATTAAAGCTGTCGTAAACAAACCAATCAAGTTTGTTGGTACCGGTGAGAAACTGGATGCACTGGATGTATTCTATCCGAGTCGTATGGCTGACAGGATTCTCGGCATGGGTGATATCGTTTCCCTTGTTGAGAAAGCACAAGAGCAGTTTGATGGAGAAGAGGCTGCAAAGCTTCAGAAGAAGATCCAGAAAAATCAGTTTGGCTTTGATGATTTTCTTGGACAAATTCAACAGATCAAGAAGATGGGAAATATGAAAGACCTTTTAGGTATGATTCCCGGTGTAGGTAAAGCAGTTCGTGATGTTGATATCAGCAATGATTCGTTCAAACACATTGAAGCGATGATTCATTCAATGACTGTCGAAGAAAGAAAAAATCCCGCAATTATAAATGGTAGCCGTCGCCAGCGCATTGCATCCGGTAGCGGCACTACGATTCAAGACGTTAATAAACTCATTAAACAATTCGATGAAATGCGGAAGATGATGAAGGTATTCTCTAATAAGGATCAGGCGGCGAAGATGATGCGGAATATGCCAGGGATGCGAAGATAG
- a CDS encoding MBL fold metallo-hydrolase has translation MKFTFLGTGTSQGVPMIGCKCAICSSTDFKDKRLRSSLMVESESHRVVIDSGPDFRQQMLREKVDSLDGIVFTHEHKDHIAGLDDVRAFNYLHKKPIDVYASLQVQEALRREFFYIFNGHNYPGIPKISLHTIDEQPFEAGRITFTPIPVMHMQLPVLGFRIGNFSYITDANYISDESKKLLANSEVLVLNALRVEKHVSHFNLEEAIELVNELKPKTTYLTHISHQLGKHEEVEKSLPQNIRLAYDGLVVRSE, from the coding sequence ATGAAATTCACCTTTTTAGGAACAGGAACTTCTCAGGGTGTTCCGATGATCGGATGTAAATGTGCTATATGTAGTTCGACTGACTTCAAAGACAAGCGTTTACGTTCTTCCTTGATGGTTGAGTCAGAATCACATCGTGTTGTGATCGATTCCGGGCCCGATTTTCGGCAACAAATGCTCAGGGAAAAAGTGGATAGTCTGGATGGAATTGTTTTTACTCATGAACACAAGGATCATATCGCAGGATTAGATGATGTACGTGCATTCAACTATTTACATAAAAAACCGATAGATGTTTATGCAAGTCTTCAGGTTCAGGAAGCACTGAGGAGAGAGTTTTTTTATATTTTTAACGGACATAATTATCCCGGAATTCCAAAGATCAGTCTGCATACAATTGATGAGCAGCCATTTGAAGCCGGCAGAATAACTTTTACACCAATTCCTGTAATGCATATGCAGCTACCGGTTCTGGGCTTCAGAATTGGAAATTTTTCTTACATCACTGATGCAAATTATATTTCAGACGAATCAAAGAAATTGCTTGCGAATTCAGAGGTGCTGGTATTAAACGCATTGCGGGTTGAAAAACATGTTTCTCATTTTAATCTGGAAGAGGCTATTGAATTAGTCAATGAACTTAAGCCTAAGACAACCTATCTGACACATATTTCACATCAGTTGGGAAAGCATGAGGAAGTGGAAAAATCATTGCCTCAGAATATCCGTTTGGCTTATGATGGGTTAGTAGTGAGATCAGAATAG
- a CDS encoding Re/Si-specific NAD(P)(+) transhydrogenase subunit alpha, which yields MKVNVHKEKNDFERRVALTPEVTQSLIKAGFEVNIEKDAGLNSYFDNSAYEKAGAKIIDDAKAIYSDADVILKVNAPTPAEIALMKSDSVLISMMYAQTNQPLVEACQSAGITAFSMDAIPRISRAQKMDVLSSQANLAGYKAVLIGAAALGKIFPLLMTAAGTIKPSKVVIMGAGVAGLQAIATAKRLGAIVEVSDIRPETKEQVESLGGKFIEVKGDASVKLEGGYVKGVSDEFLKNQQALIGKHISEADLVITTALIPGRKAPVLVTDDMVKSMKMGSVIVDMAVGQGGNCTMSEVNKTVVKHGVTIIGESNLPSLLPLNASELYAKNIQAFLLHLASNEGFKWEMEEEITKGSLIVHKGKAVHPSLNFAVNA from the coding sequence GTGAAAGTAAACGTTCACAAAGAAAAGAATGATTTCGAACGCCGCGTGGCATTGACACCGGAAGTAACTCAATCCCTGATTAAAGCCGGTTTTGAAGTAAATATCGAAAAAGATGCCGGTTTAAATTCTTACTTCGACAATTCTGCGTATGAAAAGGCCGGCGCAAAAATTATTGATGATGCAAAAGCAATCTATAGTGATGCCGATGTAATTCTGAAAGTGAATGCTCCTACGCCTGCGGAAATTGCTTTAATGAAAAGCGATAGCGTACTCATTTCCATGATGTACGCTCAAACAAACCAACCATTAGTTGAAGCTTGTCAGTCTGCCGGAATCACTGCATTTTCAATGGATGCAATTCCCCGTATCTCCCGTGCTCAGAAAATGGATGTGTTAAGTTCGCAAGCTAATCTGGCAGGATATAAAGCGGTGTTGATCGGCGCAGCGGCTTTAGGAAAAATATTTCCTCTACTTATGACTGCTGCCGGAACCATCAAACCATCAAAGGTTGTGATCATGGGTGCCGGAGTTGCCGGCTTGCAAGCAATTGCGACTGCAAAACGTCTGGGTGCAATAGTTGAAGTTTCTGACATCCGACCTGAAACAAAAGAACAAGTTGAATCACTGGGTGGAAAATTCATTGAAGTAAAAGGCGATGCATCTGTAAAACTTGAAGGCGGTTATGTTAAAGGTGTCTCAGATGAATTTCTTAAAAACCAACAAGCACTCATAGGTAAACATATTTCTGAAGCCGATCTTGTAATTACAACTGCATTGATTCCCGGAAGGAAAGCTCCTGTACTTGTTACAGATGATATGGTTAAGAGTATGAAAATGGGTTCTGTGATCGTTGATATGGCTGTTGGACAAGGTGGAAATTGTACAATGAGTGAAGTGAACAAAACAGTAGTAAAACACGGTGTCACTATTATCGGCGAGTCCAATTTACCTAGCCTTCTTCCACTGAATGCTTCTGAATTATATGCGAAAAACATACAAGCCTTTCTTCTCCATCTTGCAAGTAATGAAGGATTCAAATGGGAAATGGAAGAAGAAATTACAAAAGGCTCATTAATAGTACACAAAGGCAAAGCTGTTCATCCATCTTTAAATTTTGCTGTAAACGCCTGA
- a CDS encoding NAD(P) transhydrogenase subunit alpha — MNEFISFIGEHIDKIYVLILSIFVGVEVIGKVPSVLHTPLMSGANAIHGVVVVGSIIVMLNTEADQTLLLSLGFVAVILGTLNVVGGFVVTDRMLEMFKKKDKK, encoded by the coding sequence ATGAACGAATTCATCTCTTTCATCGGCGAACATATCGATAAAATTTATGTTCTTATCCTGTCCATCTTTGTAGGTGTTGAAGTAATCGGAAAAGTACCTTCGGTTCTCCATACTCCACTTATGTCGGGAGCAAATGCCATACATGGTGTTGTAGTGGTCGGATCAATCATTGTAATGCTGAACACTGAAGCTGATCAGACTCTCCTCTTAAGCCTTGGATTTGTTGCTGTCATTCTTGGTACACTGAATGTTGTCGGTGGATTTGTTGTGACAGACAGAATGTTGGAAATGTTTAAGAAGAAAGATAAAAAATAA
- a CDS encoding nucleoside-diphosphate kinase produces MMTNRTFTMIKPDGVANNYIGAILAKINEAGFRIVAMKYTQLTPERAGEFYAVHKERPFYNDLVKYMSSGPIVACILEKSNAIEDFRKLIGATDPAKAEKGTIRNLYAKSIEANAVHGSDSDENAAIEGNFFFAGTERF; encoded by the coding sequence ATTATGACAAACAGAACATTTACGATGATCAAACCGGATGGAGTTGCAAACAACTACATTGGTGCTATCCTCGCAAAGATCAACGAAGCGGGTTTCCGTATCGTTGCAATGAAATATACTCAGCTAACTCCTGAGCGTGCAGGTGAATTTTATGCAGTTCACAAAGAGCGTCCATTCTACAATGACTTAGTAAAATATATGTCATCAGGTCCGATCGTAGCTTGTATCCTTGAGAAATCAAATGCAATCGAAGACTTCCGCAAACTGATCGGCGCGACAGATCCTGCTAAAGCAGAAAAAGGAACCATCCGTAATCTCTATGCAAAATCAATCGAAGCCAATGCGGTTCACGGTTCGGATAGCGATGAGAATGCAGCAATTGAAGGGAACTTCTTTTTTGCTGGAACAGAACGGTTTTAA
- a CDS encoding DUF721 domain-containing protein — translation MKSYRKSNDLSMKEALEAMIKSYRLEDKMNHVRIINAWEKVMGPAVAHRTIEIKVIDKTLFVTLSSASLRQELFMAKEKIISSLNEEVKADVLSEIVFK, via the coding sequence ATGAAATCCTACCGCAAATCCAACGACCTGAGCATGAAAGAAGCTCTGGAAGCAATGATCAAATCGTATCGGTTAGAAGATAAGATGAATCATGTGCGGATCATCAATGCGTGGGAGAAAGTGATGGGACCTGCAGTAGCCCATAGAACAATTGAAATCAAAGTAATTGATAAAACACTTTTTGTAACGCTCTCATCAGCCTCCCTGCGCCAGGAACTTTTTATGGCAAAAGAAAAAATTATTTCATCGCTGAATGAGGAAGTGAAGGCGGATGTGCTTTCGGAGATAGTATTCAAATAA
- the recF gene encoding DNA replication/repair protein RecF produces the protein MFLKKLSLVNFKNYETVDIELSGGVNAFTGGNGEGKTNLLDAIHYLAMCKSYFNSADLQNVKRGEEMFVLQGIFDLNGVDETISCGFKKGQKKVLKRNQKEYDRLADHIGFIPVVMISPTDVSLITDGSEDRRRFLDSIVSQFDRVYLEDLISYGRVISQRNAYLKQAYQSRKFDSDSLSIWDEQLIPLGNRIHSVRQKFIEELIPIFARYYDFISGGKETIDIKYDSDLNENSFAELLQKSLEKDKVLQYTTSGTHRDDLIFMINGFPVKKFASQGQQKSFLIAMKLAQFDFMAQLKNMKPILLLDDIYEKLDDSRISKLMELVSKHNFGQIFITDTHLDRVLEIFKRIGEEVRCFEVEGMAVAVL, from the coding sequence ATGTTCCTGAAAAAACTTTCACTGGTAAATTTTAAGAATTACGAGACAGTCGATATTGAGCTTTCCGGCGGTGTTAATGCTTTTACAGGTGGAAACGGTGAAGGAAAGACGAATTTGCTGGATGCTATCCATTATCTGGCTATGTGCAAAAGTTATTTCAATTCTGCCGATCTCCAGAATGTTAAAAGAGGCGAAGAAATGTTTGTATTGCAGGGAATTTTCGATCTCAATGGCGTAGATGAAACAATTTCATGCGGATTTAAAAAAGGTCAGAAGAAGGTGCTGAAGCGGAATCAGAAAGAGTACGATCGTTTGGCTGATCATATAGGTTTTATTCCTGTTGTAATGATCTCACCGACTGATGTGAGTCTGATTACAGATGGAAGTGAAGACCGACGTCGTTTTCTTGACAGTATCGTTTCTCAATTTGATCGTGTCTATCTGGAGGATCTGATCAGTTACGGTCGCGTAATCTCCCAACGGAATGCATATCTCAAGCAAGCGTATCAGAGCAGAAAATTTGATAGTGATTCGCTGTCTATCTGGGATGAACAGTTGATTCCACTCGGAAATAGAATTCACTCAGTCCGGCAAAAATTCATAGAAGAACTGATTCCCATCTTTGCACGATACTATGATTTTATTTCAGGAGGTAAGGAGACCATCGATATAAAATACGATTCCGATTTAAACGAAAATTCATTTGCAGAATTATTGCAGAAATCTTTAGAGAAAGACAAAGTACTTCAATACACAACATCAGGAACACATAGAGACGATCTGATCTTTATGATCAATGGTTTTCCTGTGAAAAAGTTTGCCTCACAAGGTCAGCAGAAATCATTTCTGATCGCAATGAAACTTGCGCAATTCGACTTCATGGCACAGTTGAAAAACATGAAACCGATTTTGCTCCTCGACGATATCTACGAAAAGCTCGACGACAGCCGTATCTCAAAACTGATGGAGCTCGTAAGCAAACATAATTTCGGACAGATCTTTATTACCGATACACATCTTGACAGAGTTCTGGAAATTTTCAAAAGGATAGGGGAAGAGGTTAGGTGTTTTGAGGTTGAAGGGATGGCGGTGGCAGTTCTTTAA
- a CDS encoding tetratricopeptide repeat protein: protein MEEEEFLNNDDQQKQIRYSIERYEEMIRNKDAYFFDVDAFVNIVDYYIERNDPVKALQVIEYAKDQHPDSVEFLLREAQLLAMVERFDDALYILGKAEKITPLDPDLYMIRGSIYSQQQQFEKAIESFNKAIPLAEELDMLYLNLAYVYESWGDYNKAIDYLKLSLENNPENEIALYEIAFCFEFTERFEDSIDFYNRFIDIQPYSFPAWYNLGNVYNRQNRFEDALEAYDYCLAIKDDFSSAYFNKGNTLANLNRYKDAIDCYKKTFEFEAPDALTYYNIGECYEQLEDAQRARDYYKKATKLDPNLAEAWLGIGITLQNEERWFEATHYIKKAIELDDKNAEFWFAMGDAEYHLDNYVAAEGHYKKVIDLEPDNQDIWLEYSHLLMADNRADEALELIKKGMIFLPNSAELIYRLACYYYSIGNIQESYNVLASALDKNVQLCHTVFEYSPAMENDRHILEIIDLYKNRI, encoded by the coding sequence ATGGAAGAAGAAGAATTCTTAAATAATGACGATCAGCAAAAGCAGATACGTTATTCCATAGAGCGATACGAAGAAATGATTCGCAACAAAGATGCATACTTCTTTGATGTTGATGCATTCGTGAATATTGTTGACTATTACATTGAACGGAATGACCCTGTAAAAGCACTTCAGGTAATCGAATATGCAAAAGACCAGCATCCGGATTCTGTTGAATTCCTGCTCAGGGAAGCTCAGCTGCTTGCTATGGTAGAGCGTTTTGATGACGCTCTGTATATTCTTGGAAAAGCTGAGAAGATTACTCCACTTGATCCGGATCTGTATATGATCCGCGGAAGTATTTATTCGCAGCAGCAGCAGTTTGAAAAAGCAATTGAGAGTTTCAATAAAGCCATTCCTTTAGCTGAAGAGCTTGATATGCTTTATCTGAACCTCGCTTATGTTTATGAAAGCTGGGGCGATTATAACAAAGCTATTGACTATTTAAAGCTAAGTCTGGAAAATAATCCTGAGAACGAAATCGCACTATACGAGATCGCTTTCTGTTTTGAATTCACTGAACGGTTTGAGGACAGTATTGACTTCTATAACCGGTTCATCGATATTCAACCATACAGTTTTCCGGCTTGGTACAATCTGGGGAATGTTTATAACAGACAGAATCGTTTTGAAGATGCTCTTGAGGCGTATGATTATTGTCTTGCCATTAAGGATGATTTTTCATCTGCCTATTTCAATAAAGGAAATACGCTTGCGAATCTGAATCGTTATAAAGATGCAATCGATTGTTATAAAAAGACCTTTGAATTTGAAGCACCGGATGCATTGACGTATTATAACATCGGAGAATGCTACGAACAACTTGAGGATGCACAAAGAGCACGCGATTACTATAAGAAAGCGACAAAACTGGATCCAAACCTTGCTGAAGCCTGGTTAGGAATTGGTATTACTCTGCAAAATGAGGAACGATGGTTTGAGGCTACTCACTACATAAAAAAAGCTATTGAACTCGACGATAAAAACGCTGAATTCTGGTTTGCTATGGGTGATGCTGAATATCATCTCGACAATTATGTTGCTGCCGAAGGTCATTACAAAAAAGTTATTGATCTGGAACCCGATAATCAGGATATCTGGTTAGAATACTCTCATCTTTTGATGGCAGATAACCGTGCTGATGAGGCTCTGGAATTAATTAAAAAAGGGATGATTTTTCTCCCTAATTCTGCCGAATTAATTTACCGTCTTGCATGTTATTACTACTCAATAGGTAATATTCAGGAATCTTACAATGTACTTGCCTCTGCATTGGATAAAAATGTACAACTTTGTCATACGGTCTTCGAGTATTCTCCGGCCATGGAAAACGATCGGCATATACTCGAAATAATTGACCTATATAAAAACCGCATATGA